A stretch of the Sulfolobus acidocaldarius SUSAZ genome encodes the following:
- a CDS encoding topoisomerase gives MLKVNYLFGCPNCNGSISVDRLHAGIPCETCLPGTVEKLDIRTIYDLLVKYSTLKGYSELYMDLEMYDDILRLFKKIVGGEPWSLQRYWLNKLIRGESFSLSAPTGVGKTTTLIVYSVYSHTTSLFVVPTKSLRDQICEKLKKISHLVSCNKPEEDKVNVVTFHSINKNIDEFVGIKPKLLMVDDADMILKSGKTTERIAKVLQIPQEVFDDTIKMLRLKRMLRFKEDEDLINQVKELESKILGYKSSVQFIVSSATLKPKGYKQMALRFLVGFEPSTIQIYNRNVIDSFTYSKNVNELVREIGDVGGLILVSKDYGKKYVEQITDNLNAEGYRAMKAISGRKFLEKFSNGDVDFLVGSASYYGVAVRGIDEPKRLKYVIFYGVPKTKLPLEDSLNNPLTALKIGELLKLDVTEYRKRLIYLSPAELQAVKIALRNKVSLNGKLGELVEDLAKLKDIILDTIKANKIDKLVSDSFVIKKDTNKHYIFFPDIITYIQGSGRSSRIMNGGLTLGLSVVLVDDLELFDILNKKLRRIAEIAFMNFNELKLDEVREKLNKSRSNGSECRSMNFKTALLVVESPTKARTISKIFGRGVRREIYGIPVYETIIIDDHSNTIIYTNIIASKGHLTDLTTEELGYYGVEINDKDIVVNYSPLYRCMSCGKTITKKVSTCPYCGSSMINSSEKIVNAIRLISTEVDEVYIATDPDQEGEKIAYDIYSLISPYNQNIFRISYNEITKTAVLNAIKSKAKINESLVKAQIARRIEDRWIGFELSSILRSALNDNNNGTGRVQGPVLKWVVGKTSEYKANIGYVVDINIGDYVIRKFFKTKKDAETFISQLNVKIAKLAERTSTIDPLPPFTTDSLLIDAYSKFRINSSLAMKVAQELFEAGLITYHRTDSIHISPYGISIAREYLEKIGSNDFVGRSWGNEGAHEAIRPTRSMDVEELRKEIEENPFQFGIKFTWAHYRLYDLIFRRFIGSQMSSATAIYTTYEININGELYTVELPTKVHGGFSSVYGIRVYNLDENRLTTRIRKGSLVSLLTYADVIRLMKDTNIGRPSTYVRTVQSLIRHGYVVESKKRSFLIATNKGQRVYEILNKYFSDMVSENRTSHLITKIDKINRNELNAEDVIMDLLNEIKNIKLVNPLQSEQYI, from the coding sequence ATGCTAAAAGTGAACTACCTATTTGGTTGCCCTAACTGTAATGGCTCAATATCTGTTGACAGACTTCATGCAGGTATTCCTTGCGAGACCTGCCTTCCTGGTACTGTGGAGAAATTAGATATCAGGACTATTTATGATTTACTTGTTAAATACTCTACATTGAAAGGCTACTCTGAGCTCTACATGGATCTGGAAATGTATGATGATATATTGAGACTCTTTAAGAAAATTGTAGGAGGAGAGCCATGGTCTTTACAGAGATATTGGTTAAACAAATTAATAAGAGGAGAAAGTTTCTCCCTATCAGCTCCTACAGGTGTTGGAAAGACAACTACGCTTATAGTATATTCTGTATATAGTCACACAACTTCTCTATTTGTAGTACCAACAAAATCTCTAAGAGATCAAATATGCGAAAAACTAAAGAAAATAAGTCATTTAGTAAGTTGTAATAAGCCTGAGGAGGACAAAGTTAACGTAGTCACATTTCATTCTATAAATAAGAATATTGACGAATTCGTTGGAATAAAGCCTAAACTGCTAATGGTGGACGATGCAGATATGATATTAAAGAGTGGGAAAACAACAGAGAGAATAGCTAAAGTTCTTCAGATCCCCCAGGAAGTTTTCGACGATACTATCAAGATGTTAAGGCTCAAAAGAATGTTAAGGTTTAAAGAAGACGAGGACCTGATAAATCAGGTAAAGGAGTTAGAATCGAAAATCCTAGGATATAAATCATCTGTGCAGTTTATAGTTTCCAGTGCTACACTAAAACCTAAAGGATATAAGCAGATGGCGTTAAGATTTTTAGTAGGTTTCGAGCCATCTACCATACAAATATATAATAGGAACGTTATAGATAGTTTTACCTACTCCAAGAACGTAAATGAACTAGTAAGGGAAATCGGTGACGTAGGGGGTCTTATTTTAGTTAGTAAAGATTATGGCAAGAAATACGTTGAACAAATAACTGACAATCTAAACGCAGAAGGATATAGAGCTATGAAGGCTATATCAGGGAGGAAATTCTTGGAAAAGTTTAGTAATGGTGATGTAGATTTTCTTGTTGGCTCAGCTAGCTATTACGGAGTTGCAGTTAGGGGAATAGATGAACCAAAAAGGCTAAAATATGTCATATTTTACGGTGTTCCCAAAACTAAGCTACCTTTAGAGGACTCTCTAAATAATCCATTAACTGCATTAAAAATAGGAGAGTTGTTAAAATTGGATGTTACAGAATATAGAAAAAGACTCATTTATTTGAGTCCTGCAGAACTTCAAGCTGTAAAAATAGCATTACGAAATAAAGTTTCATTAAATGGAAAACTAGGTGAGTTAGTAGAAGATTTAGCAAAACTTAAGGATATTATACTAGATACTATAAAAGCGAACAAGATCGATAAATTAGTATCAGATTCTTTCGTCATAAAGAAAGATACGAATAAACACTATATATTCTTCCCAGATATAATAACATACATACAAGGTTCTGGTAGAAGTAGTAGAATCATGAATGGCGGTCTTACACTAGGTTTAAGCGTAGTTCTTGTTGACGATTTGGAATTATTTGATATTCTCAATAAGAAGCTAAGACGTATAGCTGAAATTGCCTTTATGAATTTCAACGAGCTGAAACTTGACGAAGTAAGAGAGAAGTTAAACAAGAGCAGAAGTAATGGCTCTGAATGCAGAAGTATGAACTTTAAAACAGCCCTATTGGTTGTAGAGTCACCTACTAAAGCTAGAACTATATCCAAGATTTTTGGTAGAGGAGTCAGGAGAGAAATATATGGAATACCAGTATACGAAACCATAATTATAGATGATCATAGTAATACTATCATATATACTAATATAATAGCCTCTAAGGGTCACTTAACTGATCTCACCACTGAAGAATTAGGTTATTACGGCGTCGAAATTAACGATAAGGACATTGTTGTTAACTATTCTCCTCTGTATAGATGCATGAGTTGTGGAAAAACAATAACCAAGAAAGTATCCACTTGTCCCTACTGTGGATCGAGTATGATAAATTCCTCGGAGAAGATTGTTAACGCTATAAGGCTCATTAGTACAGAAGTAGATGAGGTTTATATAGCTACTGATCCTGATCAAGAGGGAGAAAAAATAGCTTATGATATCTACTCTCTGATATCACCATATAATCAAAATATCTTTAGAATATCTTATAATGAAATAACTAAAACAGCTGTTCTTAACGCAATAAAAAGCAAAGCAAAAATAAATGAGAGTCTAGTTAAGGCTCAAATTGCTAGAAGAATTGAAGATAGATGGATAGGGTTCGAGTTGAGCAGTATCCTTAGATCAGCGCTTAATGATAACAATAACGGTACAGGAAGAGTTCAGGGTCCAGTCTTAAAATGGGTTGTAGGAAAAACCTCGGAGTATAAGGCGAACATTGGATACGTGGTTGACATAAACATTGGAGATTATGTTATAAGAAAATTCTTCAAGACTAAGAAAGATGCAGAAACTTTCATTAGCCAATTAAACGTAAAGATTGCGAAGCTTGCCGAAAGAACCTCAACTATAGACCCTCTACCTCCATTCACTACAGACTCACTGCTAATTGACGCTTACAGTAAATTTAGGATTAATAGTTCATTAGCTATGAAGGTTGCTCAAGAACTATTTGAAGCTGGGCTTATAACGTACCATAGGACAGACAGTATACATATTTCGCCTTACGGAATTTCTATAGCTAGAGAATATTTGGAAAAGATAGGTAGTAATGATTTTGTAGGCAGAAGCTGGGGTAATGAAGGAGCACATGAAGCTATAAGACCAACAAGATCAATGGACGTAGAGGAATTAAGAAAAGAGATTGAAGAAAATCCATTCCAATTTGGCATAAAGTTTACATGGGCACATTATAGGCTATACGATCTTATATTTAGGAGGTTTATAGGAAGTCAGATGTCGTCTGCCACAGCAATATATACGACCTATGAGATAAACATTAATGGTGAGTTATACACGGTAGAGCTTCCTACAAAAGTGCATGGAGGTTTCTCTTCAGTATACGGAATAAGAGTTTATAATTTGGACGAGAACCGCTTAACAACTAGAATAAGAAAGGGCTCATTAGTATCTTTACTAACATATGCGGATGTAATAAGGTTGATGAAAGATACGAATATAGGTAGACCAAGTACATATGTTAGAACTGTCCAGTCATTAATAAGACATGGATATGTAGTGGAGAGTAAGAAGAGGTCATTCTTAATAGCTACTAATAAAGGCCAGAGAGTCTATGAAATCCTTAACAAGTATTTCTCAGATATGGTGAGTGAGAATAGAACTAGTCATTTGATCACAAAGATAGATAAGATTAACAGAAATGAATTAAATGCAGAAGACGTCATTATGGATCTGTTGAACGAGATTAAGAATATTAAATTAGTAAATCCTCTTCAATCGGAGCAATATATATGA
- a CDS encoding ATP-dependent helicase, whose protein sequence is MDKNDLSYKLLSLIREKGWDDLTSIQKKTLSPILLGKNVLIIAPTGYGKTEAALLPIFNSMLNDTTLSPVALLYITPLKALINDLTHRIDWWASKLGFIVSRKHGEVPQKEKSIRLKRVPHILVTTPEGLEVDLDWATKFRENYKNIKWVVIDEVHELIHSKRGAQLSVLLERLKEYSGNDFQRIGLSATISNEKKVAQLLFGSSQRDFNIIKVSSNKNFELKIHKLEHQGETWTTIAKTVINKIEKPTLLFTNSRFSTERLFEELEKYNIPSVFVHHSSISRDDKNKVEENLREGRANLVICTRTLELGIHVGDVKKVIMYRPPPSVSSFLQRLGRSGHLIDHVSCGEILCLYDHEVIESLALSELAMQGKLESGKVMPFLDVVAREAIGIALQYGEVDVNRLYSIISSSTYFRALSFEEFLKLIEYLANNNLLKVEGNRVKVGKTFFKIWSFNKNNKLAWMKDFSEFFSFVSSDETFLLRFENKTVGEIDAIYVYKHLRNNDTIRISGKLWRIVSIDLNKMTITVVPANDGEGEIPIWKGENVSRSNLLPKKISKVIRNYKRYLDLNIINNAAKNDLKNFVNFYILHGLPLPNRKTIYVEKDKNEIIYATLINEKVSNTLAHLLLYLATKDLSLNVSVRSSIYGFSIRGVENDLMSEILNMNEDELRKLIIKSIMRSPLFYTVLKEIKYSFGKIGNVSLHDDKLLIKEAIKQTVYKYFSIKNTLKYIKMIKNKDIDIIHIEGISPLGRAVLNHTPLRPWITDLSIRIYQAMKGGAYTVSELSEMLGISEKSLESRLKKMRKYDSKYRTCNFIDIDTKDMRWVLLEDFEEIVETGDYYNSFEPIKLDETYVAVIRPINNEGNIEIVFRVKELVENPENVTRRIPYDEVFELKLKDPSDPLVMSISPRYYFVNKNVIKFLILNAVSYIQNTRFG, encoded by the coding sequence GTGGATAAAAATGATCTTAGCTACAAGCTACTATCACTAATACGTGAAAAAGGATGGGATGACCTAACATCAATACAAAAGAAAACACTCTCACCCATTCTATTGGGTAAAAATGTTTTAATCATAGCCCCCACGGGCTATGGTAAAACCGAAGCAGCATTATTACCTATATTTAACTCAATGTTAAATGATACAACACTCTCTCCCGTAGCTTTACTTTACATAACCCCATTAAAGGCACTTATTAATGATTTAACTCACAGAATTGATTGGTGGGCTTCCAAGTTAGGTTTTATAGTTAGTAGAAAACACGGGGAAGTTCCCCAAAAAGAGAAGAGTATAAGGTTAAAAAGGGTTCCCCACATTCTTGTCACAACCCCAGAGGGGTTGGAAGTAGATTTAGATTGGGCAACTAAGTTTAGGGAGAATTATAAAAATATTAAATGGGTAGTAATCGATGAAGTACATGAGCTCATCCACTCTAAAAGAGGAGCACAGTTATCAGTTCTATTGGAAAGACTAAAGGAGTATTCTGGTAATGATTTTCAAAGAATAGGCTTATCAGCTACTATAAGTAATGAGAAGAAAGTTGCTCAATTACTTTTTGGATCTTCTCAGAGAGACTTCAACATAATAAAAGTATCTTCAAACAAAAATTTTGAGTTAAAAATACATAAATTAGAACATCAAGGAGAAACTTGGACCACAATAGCAAAAACGGTTATTAATAAGATAGAAAAACCTACCTTATTATTTACAAATTCACGTTTTAGCACAGAGCGACTATTTGAAGAATTAGAAAAATATAACATACCTTCTGTTTTTGTCCATCATTCGTCTATATCTAGAGATGATAAGAATAAAGTGGAGGAAAATTTAAGGGAAGGTAGAGCGAATTTAGTTATTTGCACAAGAACGCTAGAGCTTGGAATACATGTAGGAGATGTTAAAAAAGTTATAATGTATAGACCTCCACCAAGTGTGTCATCTTTCTTACAGAGATTGGGAAGAAGTGGGCATTTGATAGATCATGTCTCTTGTGGCGAAATATTATGTTTATATGATCATGAGGTCATAGAAAGTTTGGCACTTTCTGAGCTTGCTATGCAAGGTAAGTTAGAGAGCGGAAAAGTAATGCCATTTCTTGATGTCGTTGCCAGAGAAGCTATAGGTATAGCCTTACAATATGGAGAAGTAGATGTGAATAGACTTTACTCCATAATCAGCTCTTCTACGTATTTTAGAGCACTATCATTTGAAGAATTTTTAAAACTCATCGAATATCTAGCAAACAATAATTTACTGAAAGTTGAGGGAAATAGAGTAAAAGTAGGAAAAACATTTTTCAAAATCTGGAGTTTCAATAAAAATAATAAGTTAGCATGGATGAAGGATTTTTCAGAGTTCTTCTCGTTTGTAAGTAGTGATGAGACATTTTTACTTAGGTTCGAGAATAAGACTGTTGGTGAAATAGATGCGATTTATGTCTATAAGCATTTAAGAAATAATGATACAATTAGAATAAGCGGTAAACTCTGGAGAATTGTCTCAATTGACCTAAATAAGATGACTATAACAGTTGTTCCTGCAAATGATGGAGAAGGAGAAATACCTATATGGAAAGGAGAAAACGTATCAAGATCAAATCTTTTACCTAAAAAGATAAGTAAAGTTATACGTAACTACAAAAGGTATTTGGATCTGAATATTATAAATAATGCGGCAAAGAACGATCTCAAAAATTTTGTTAATTTCTATATTTTACACGGACTTCCATTACCTAATAGAAAAACTATTTATGTCGAAAAAGATAAAAATGAGATAATTTATGCAACACTTATCAACGAGAAAGTCTCAAATACATTAGCTCATTTACTTCTATATTTAGCAACGAAAGATCTTTCACTAAACGTTTCGGTTAGATCTTCTATATATGGTTTCTCCATAAGAGGAGTAGAAAATGATCTAATGAGTGAGATATTGAATATGAATGAGGATGAACTAAGGAAATTAATTATAAAGTCAATCATGAGATCTCCTTTGTTTTATACAGTATTGAAAGAAATTAAATACAGTTTCGGCAAGATAGGAAATGTCTCACTTCATGATGATAAGTTATTAATTAAAGAGGCAATAAAGCAGACAGTATATAAATATTTCAGCATTAAAAATACGTTAAAATATATTAAAATGATAAAGAACAAAGATATCGACATCATACATATAGAGGGAATCTCCCCACTTGGAAGAGCTGTACTCAATCATACCCCACTTAGACCATGGATTACAGATTTGAGCATAAGGATTTATCAAGCAATGAAAGGAGGAGCTTATACAGTAAGCGAGTTATCCGAAATGCTAGGAATTTCAGAAAAGAGCCTGGAAAGTAGATTAAAGAAAATGAGAAAGTATGACTCAAAATACAGAACATGTAACTTTATAGACATAGATACGAAAGACATGAGATGGGTATTATTAGAGGATTTTGAAGAGATAGTAGAGACAGGAGACTACTATAACTCTTTTGAACCCATAAAACTTGACGAGACATATGTTGCAGTGATCAGACCTATTAACAATGAAGGAAATATTGAAATTGTATTTAGAGTTAAGGAATTAGTGGAAAACCCTGAAAATGTTACGAGAAGAATACCTTACGATGAAGTTTTTGAATTGAAACTAAAAGACCCAAGTGATCCACTTGTTATGTCTATATCTCCTAGATATTACTTCGTTAATAAAAATGTAATAAAGTTTTTAATTTTAAATGCAGTTAGCTACATACAGAATACCAGGTTTGGATGA
- a CDS encoding DNA-binding protein has translation MSTKKPNEIVITKSKRIEDYVLDTIILFNQGYEEVEIRGSGQEINKAIEVYNQLVDRLKEGVRLEKVDIGSEVKDRRRISYILLRLKRIY, from the coding sequence ATGTCCACAAAAAAACCAAATGAAATTGTTATTACCAAATCTAAAAGAATAGAGGATTATGTACTAGATACAATAATACTCTTTAACCAAGGATATGAAGAGGTAGAAATTAGAGGAAGTGGCCAGGAGATAAATAAAGCTATAGAAGTTTATAACCAACTAGTCGATAGGCTTAAAGAAGGTGTAAGATTAGAAAAAGTAGATATAGGGAGTGAAGTCAAAGATAGACGCAGAATATCATATATATTGCTCCGATTGAAGAGGATTTACTAA
- a CDS encoding glutamyl-tRNA(Gln) amidotransferase: protein MIEDIVESLKSGNLTPEDYVEKTYEKIERVEKLIHSFITIRNRQEIIDEVKKNISKKYGKLAGILIAIKDNISTLGIRTTCASKILEDYIPPYDATVIEKLKSEGAVIIGKTNMDEFAMGSTTETSYFGPTKNPWDLERTPGGSSGGSGAVLASGIVELALGSDTGGSIRAPAAFNGVFGLKPSYGTVSRYGLIAYANSLEQIGPMAKNAEDLELLYDVIAGEDWRDATSININKNEYKRDGSSKVDLKNIKIAVLKDIVEASEKPVTSAFNEILDKLVSEGVSIDYIEFKLAEYALPAYYIIAMSEASSNLARFDGVRYGYSAHHDGIWKDTYGKNRGEGFGIEVKRRIMLGSFILSAGYYEQYYIKALKVRRLIKDEIDRILKQYDFIASPTMPIIPPKLGEVVGDPLKMYAMDLNTVIANLAGVPALSQPIGFYNNLPIGLQLMGSYLSDYRLINISKNIEKISKYYNLTANI, encoded by the coding sequence TTGATTGAAGATATAGTGGAAAGCCTAAAGAGCGGAAATTTGACTCCTGAGGATTACGTAGAAAAAACATATGAAAAAATAGAAAGAGTTGAAAAGCTAATACACAGCTTTATAACAATAAGAAATAGGCAGGAAATAATAGATGAAGTGAAGAAAAATATTAGTAAAAAATATGGGAAATTAGCAGGAATATTGATCGCGATCAAAGATAACATTTCTACTTTAGGAATCAGAACCACATGTGCTTCTAAGATATTAGAGGACTATATTCCACCTTATGACGCAACAGTTATAGAGAAACTCAAAAGCGAGGGTGCAGTAATAATAGGAAAGACTAATATGGACGAGTTTGCAATGGGATCAACTACCGAAACAAGTTATTTTGGTCCCACAAAAAACCCATGGGATTTGGAAAGAACACCTGGAGGATCTTCCGGAGGAAGTGGCGCAGTTCTAGCTAGTGGAATTGTGGAATTAGCATTAGGTAGTGATACAGGAGGATCAATACGAGCTCCTGCAGCCTTTAACGGAGTATTTGGCTTGAAGCCCTCTTACGGAACAGTTAGTAGATATGGACTAATTGCATATGCAAACAGTTTAGAGCAAATAGGTCCTATGGCTAAAAATGCAGAAGACCTAGAATTATTATATGATGTTATAGCAGGTGAAGATTGGAGAGATGCTACTAGCATAAATATAAATAAAAATGAGTATAAACGTGACGGTTCATCTAAAGTTGATCTAAAGAACATTAAAATAGCTGTTCTTAAGGATATAGTCGAGGCTTCAGAAAAACCGGTAACATCAGCGTTCAATGAGATATTAGATAAACTCGTTTCAGAAGGAGTATCAATAGATTACATAGAATTTAAATTGGCAGAGTATGCATTACCAGCATATTATATTATTGCAATGTCGGAAGCTAGCTCTAATCTAGCTAGATTCGATGGAGTTAGGTATGGATATAGCGCACATCATGATGGAATTTGGAAAGATACTTATGGAAAAAATAGAGGAGAAGGATTTGGAATAGAGGTTAAAAGAAGAATTATGCTTGGTAGCTTCATCTTAAGTGCAGGATATTATGAACAATATTATATTAAGGCATTGAAAGTGAGAAGGTTGATAAAAGATGAGATAGATAGAATCCTAAAGCAATATGACTTCATTGCGTCACCAACAATGCCAATAATTCCTCCAAAATTAGGAGAAGTAGTAGGAGATCCACTAAAAATGTACGCAATGGATCTTAACACCGTTATAGCAAATTTGGCTGGTGTACCTGCTCTATCACAACCTATAGGATTTTACAATAATCTACCAATAGGTTTGCAGTTGATGGGTAGTTATCTGTCAGACTATAGATTGATAAACATTTCTAAAAACATAGAAAAAATATCTAAATATTACAATTTAACAGCTAATATTTAA
- a CDS encoding glutamyl-tRNA amidotransferase subunit C gives MKIKIDESYLSKLEQLALIRLKNEEKDKISNDLQRIIDFFEKINELELKDVEPLFHPISSGKLRKDEPLKPLNRDEALQNVKRKENGYIVGPRTYGE, from the coding sequence ATGAAAATAAAGATTGATGAGAGTTATTTAAGTAAATTAGAGCAGTTAGCTCTTATTAGACTAAAAAATGAAGAAAAGGACAAAATTTCAAATGATTTGCAGAGGATTATAGACTTCTTTGAAAAAATTAATGAGTTAGAATTAAAAGATGTAGAGCCTTTATTTCACCCTATTTCAAGCGGAAAATTAAGAAAAGACGAGCCTTTGAAACCATTAAACAGAGATGAAGCTTTACAGAATGTAAAAAGAAAGGAAAACGGATACATAGTCGGACCAAGAACTTACGGTGAGTAA
- a CDS encoding DNA-binding protein (Sso10b; forms dimers; interacts with silencing protein Sir2 which regulates Alba by deacetylation of a lysine residue which affects DNA binding affinity; binds double-stranded DNA tightly distributed uniformly and abundantly on the chromosome) — translation MSSGATPSNVVLVGKKPVMNYVLAALTLLNQGVSEITIKARGRAISKAVDTVEIVRNRFLPDKIEVKEIRIGSQVVTSQDGRQSRVSTIEIGIRKKA, via the coding sequence GTGAGTTCAGGCGCAACCCCAAGCAATGTAGTATTGGTAGGTAAAAAACCTGTAATGAACTATGTATTAGCAGCCCTAACTCTACTAAATCAGGGTGTAAGTGAGATAACAATAAAAGCTAGAGGCAGAGCAATAAGCAAAGCAGTTGACACTGTAGAAATAGTGAGGAACAGATTCTTACCAGACAAAATAGAGGTAAAAGAGATTAGAATAGGAAGCCAAGTTGTAACCAGCCAGGACGGAAGGCAGTCTAGAGTTTCCACAATAGAAATAGGAATAAGAAAAAAGGCATAA
- a CDS encoding DNA methylase — MTLKTFYIQQWIDNETFKKLLTFCRFLGRDSNNGSIFVIDVDRAIKNGIRLIDIKNILEEIGVEFSEEDFESLKKYLPSYDVEFELNSEGLIIKPHVYLMELIKDYYEQKIIKYDKTRKIFITFPYYYVFLKSRFEENGLIVKPLDLQFDVLDLEFKGELREYQKEALSKWLEKGSGVIALPTGAGKTLIGISAACAVKQSTLIVTYTKEQMLQWRDAFIRFTNIEKRKIGLYYSEKKEIRPITISTYQTAYRHIQELSYKFDVLVIDEAHHLPAEKFKRIALNSIATKRLGLSATPYRDDGKHEELFKFMGGLIYFKSPQELIEKGYLAPYEVVQEKVQLSIDERMMYNELLNKFKKYSKSRKVSELLMLAKKGDSDAIEALKIYNEMRKLVNLAKQKIDAVKKIVENEKGNKILIFTQYVDQAEEIARAINGLLITGKISKSERERILNIFKSMKSGVLVLTTVGDEGLDIPDANVGIIVTGTGSRRQFIQRLGRLLRPGVNKKARLYEIMVRGTAEEYQALKRKETQMDMFLSSADDDI; from the coding sequence ATGACCTTGAAGACTTTTTACATTCAACAATGGATAGATAATGAAACTTTTAAAAAACTCTTGACATTTTGTAGATTTTTAGGCAGAGATTCCAATAATGGGTCAATTTTTGTAATAGATGTGGATCGTGCTATAAAAAATGGAATTAGATTAATTGATATAAAGAATATATTAGAAGAGATTGGAGTTGAATTTTCAGAGGAGGATTTTGAAAGTCTAAAAAAATACTTGCCTTCTTACGACGTAGAATTCGAATTAAACTCTGAAGGACTTATAATTAAACCACATGTGTATTTAATGGAATTAATCAAAGATTATTATGAGCAAAAGATTATTAAATATGATAAAACAAGGAAGATCTTTATAACGTTCCCTTACTATTATGTTTTCTTGAAATCAAGATTTGAAGAAAATGGATTGATAGTTAAGCCATTGGATTTGCAATTCGATGTTTTGGATTTAGAGTTTAAAGGTGAATTAAGAGAGTACCAAAAAGAAGCACTGTCAAAATGGTTAGAAAAGGGGTCAGGTGTAATAGCTCTCCCCACAGGAGCAGGGAAAACCTTAATTGGTATAAGTGCTGCATGTGCTGTTAAGCAAAGTACATTAATAGTGACATACACTAAGGAGCAGATGTTACAGTGGAGAGATGCTTTCATAAGATTCACCAATATAGAAAAACGCAAGATTGGGCTATACTACTCAGAGAAAAAAGAGATTAGACCTATAACAATATCAACTTACCAGACTGCATATAGGCATATTCAAGAACTTTCATACAAATTCGATGTTCTGGTTATCGATGAGGCTCATCATTTACCTGCTGAAAAATTTAAAAGAATAGCCCTTAACTCTATAGCTACCAAGAGACTAGGTTTATCGGCTACTCCGTATAGAGATGATGGAAAGCATGAAGAACTTTTTAAGTTTATGGGTGGTTTAATTTATTTTAAATCTCCTCAGGAATTAATCGAGAAGGGTTATTTAGCTCCATATGAAGTTGTTCAAGAAAAGGTTCAACTATCAATTGATGAAAGAATGATGTACAACGAGCTACTAAATAAATTTAAAAAATATTCTAAATCAAGAAAAGTCTCAGAACTGCTTATGTTGGCAAAAAAAGGTGACAGTGATGCTATAGAAGCCTTAAAGATATATAACGAGATGCGTAAACTTGTAAATCTTGCTAAACAGAAAATAGACGCTGTAAAGAAGATTGTAGAGAATGAAAAAGGTAATAAGATTTTAATATTTACACAATATGTAGATCAGGCTGAAGAAATTGCTAGGGCTATTAATGGTCTTTTGATAACAGGAAAAATTTCTAAGAGCGAAAGAGAAAGAATACTTAACATTTTTAAGAGTATGAAGAGCGGAGTTTTAGTATTGACCACTGTAGGTGACGAAGGACTAGATATACCTGATGCGAATGTAGGTATAATAGTTACTGGAACTGGGTCAAGAAGGCAGTTTATTCAAAGATTAGGTAGATTACTAAGACCCGGTGTTAATAAAAAGGCAAGGCTCTATGAAATAATGGTTAGGGGTACTGCAGAAGAATATCAGGCATTAAAACGCAAGGAGACTCAAATGGATATGTTTCTGTCGTCAGCTGATGATGATATATAA
- a CDS encoding dihydroorotate dehydrogenase: protein MTYILVLTTTNTMESANKIAKTLVDERVAACVNIVPYIKSYYVWEGKTTADDEILLLIKSHSSMTQKLIQRIKELHPYKIPEIIIINFNEGFDKYLDWIKESVTLDENKD from the coding sequence ATGACTTACATACTTGTTCTAACCACCACAAATACCATGGAGTCTGCTAACAAAATTGCAAAAACTTTAGTTGATGAGAGAGTAGCTGCTTGTGTAAATATAGTTCCTTATATTAAATCCTATTATGTATGGGAAGGAAAGACTACTGCAGATGACGAGATTCTACTTTTGATTAAGAGCCATAGTAGCATGACACAAAAGTTAATACAAAGAATTAAGGAACTTCATCCTTACAAGATACCCGAAATTATAATAATTAATTTTAATGAAGGGTTTGACAAATATTTAGATTGGATCAAAGAGAGCGTGACATTAGATGAAAATAAAGATTGA